Proteins encoded together in one bacterium window:
- a CDS encoding phenylacetate--CoA ligase family protein, giving the protein MNAADRARFVDPTLETMPREDLAAYQWQRFARLVPSVAARNPFYRAKWRAAGVDGARAIGDWKAFRRLPFTTKAELSRDQEAHPPYGSDLTFPLERYLRVHQTSGTTGRPLRWLDTAESWDWWQRCWQFVYRAAGVGPGDRIFFAFSFGPFIGFWSAFDAARRIGALAVPGGGLDSNLRVRLLQESRATVLVCTPSYALRLAEVARVGGVDPARLGVRVTIHAGEPGASIPATRRRIESAWGARCIDHTGLTEVGATGFTCPAGELHLNESEFVGEVIDPATGEIAPGGEGEMVLTNLGREGSPVVRYRTGDRVRLVPDRCECGRTFARLAGGILGRADDMLVVRGVNVFPSVIEDVVRRFDSVDEFRIEVRREREMLDVRVVVEIDGDRHPADQITLTLAELRARLRAACGLRIDAEATAAGTLPRWELKARRLVRIDGSAQRP; this is encoded by the coding sequence GACCCTCGAGACGATGCCGCGCGAGGACCTCGCGGCGTACCAGTGGCAGCGGTTCGCGCGCCTCGTGCCGTCGGTCGCCGCGCGCAATCCGTTCTACCGCGCGAAGTGGCGCGCGGCCGGCGTCGACGGCGCCCGGGCGATCGGGGACTGGAAGGCGTTCCGGCGCCTGCCCTTCACCACGAAGGCCGAGCTCAGCCGTGACCAGGAAGCCCACCCGCCCTACGGCAGCGATCTGACGTTTCCGCTCGAGCGGTACCTCCGCGTCCACCAGACCTCGGGGACGACGGGCCGGCCGCTGCGGTGGCTCGATACCGCGGAATCGTGGGACTGGTGGCAGCGCTGCTGGCAGTTCGTGTACCGCGCCGCGGGGGTCGGGCCGGGCGATCGGATCTTCTTCGCGTTTTCCTTCGGGCCGTTCATCGGCTTCTGGTCCGCGTTCGACGCGGCGCGCCGGATCGGCGCGCTTGCCGTCCCCGGCGGCGGCCTCGACTCCAACCTCCGCGTACGCCTGCTGCAGGAGAGTCGGGCGACCGTGCTCGTGTGCACCCCGTCGTACGCGCTGCGGCTCGCCGAAGTCGCGCGCGTCGGCGGGGTGGACCCGGCGCGGCTCGGCGTGCGCGTCACGATCCACGCGGGTGAGCCCGGCGCCAGCATCCCGGCGACGCGCCGCCGCATCGAGAGCGCGTGGGGCGCCCGGTGCATCGACCACACCGGCCTGACGGAGGTGGGCGCGACCGGCTTCACGTGCCCGGCTGGCGAGCTGCACCTCAACGAGAGCGAGTTCGTCGGCGAAGTGATCGACCCCGCCACCGGCGAGATCGCGCCGGGCGGCGAGGGTGAGATGGTCCTTACGAATTTGGGCCGTGAAGGCTCCCCGGTCGTGCGCTACCGCACCGGCGACCGGGTCCGCCTCGTCCCGGATCGCTGCGAATGCGGGCGCACATTTGCGCGGCTGGCCGGCGGCATCCTGGGCCGCGCCGACGACATGCTGGTCGTGCGCGGTGTCAATGTGTTCCCGAGCGTCATCGAGGATGTGGTGCGACGGTTCGACAGCGTCGACGAATTCCGGATCGAGGTGCGGCGCGAGCGCGAGATGCTCGACGTCCGCGTGGTGGTGGAGATCGACGGCGATCGCCACCCGGCCGACCAGATCACCCTAACGCTGGCCGAGCTGCGCGCGCGGCTCCGCGCCGCGTGCGGGCTCCGCATCGACGCGGAGGCAACCGCCGCCGGCACCCTCCCGCGTTGGGAACTGAAGGCGCGCCGGCTCGTCCGCATCGACGGCTCCGCGCAGCGCCCATGA